From Leptospira noumeaensis, one genomic window encodes:
- a CDS encoding tetratricopeptide repeat protein, which translates to MVRKLILIITFFLSFNHSLSAEDDFLSETFIQNHKNYRVYSFQNEASKKIKNVENLKRKKEYNQAILEIHSILKIYPLSEIYYLLGNIYMDLQNYQLAEKAYKLSLIDNFLTKPITLYNLACLYSLTKNEDAAFKILKEALLTGYPYLDYIKKDKDLEYLRNTKNWDSFQQKYIRIKNENNFIGTYNIDDTGKNQLFLCDNNVAIKASYYSSTIDGSCCNTDDYSKPKNNYSLGKWRKIDNQIVVIYYKSCGYRGTLPPNPNEGAAADCVNRRNCSLTQECKNTNFNEYINFDSVDLDSDPPIKGTKKHAVACDT; encoded by the coding sequence ATGGTAAGAAAATTAATATTAATAATTACATTTTTTTTGAGTTTCAATCACAGCCTCTCGGCAGAAGACGATTTTTTGAGTGAAACATTTATACAAAATCACAAAAACTACAGAGTTTATTCATTTCAGAATGAAGCATCAAAAAAAATCAAGAATGTAGAAAATCTCAAAAGAAAAAAAGAATACAATCAAGCTATTTTAGAAATCCATTCAATACTAAAAATATATCCGCTTTCCGAAATATATTATCTATTGGGAAATATTTATATGGATTTACAAAACTATCAACTAGCAGAAAAGGCATATAAATTGTCACTAATAGATAATTTCTTAACAAAACCGATAACTTTATATAATTTAGCTTGTTTATACAGTCTGACTAAAAATGAAGATGCTGCTTTTAAAATCCTTAAGGAAGCGTTGCTAACTGGCTATCCGTATTTAGATTACATAAAAAAAGACAAGGATCTCGAATATTTAAGAAATACAAAAAATTGGGATAGTTTTCAACAAAAATATATTCGAATAAAAAACGAAAACAACTTCATCGGTACTTACAATATAGATGATACTGGGAAAAATCAATTATTTCTATGTGATAACAATGTTGCAATTAAGGCTTCCTATTATTCATCTACTATTGACGGAAGTTGTTGCAATACTGATGATTATTCAAAACCTAAAAACAACTACTCTTTAGGTAAATGGAGAAAAATTGATAATCAAATCGTAGTAATTTATTACAAATCCTGTGGTTATCGCGGAACATTACCACCAAATCCAAATGAAGGAGCAGCAGCAGATTGCGTAAATCGGCGCAATTGCTCTTTAACACAAGAATGTAAAAATACTAATTTCAATGAATATATTAATTTTGATTCTGTAGACTTAGATTCAGATCCTCCGATTAAAGGAACGAAAAAACATGCTGTTGCCTGTGACACTTAA